One genomic segment of Balaenoptera musculus isolate JJ_BM4_2016_0621 chromosome 11, mBalMus1.pri.v3, whole genome shotgun sequence includes these proteins:
- the ELOVL5 gene encoding elongation of very long chain fatty acids protein 5 isoform X1, whose product MEHFDASLSTYFQALLGPRDLRVKGWFLLDNYIPTLLCSILYLLIVWLGPKYMKNRPPFSCRGILVVYNLGLTLLSLYMFCELVTGVWEGQYNFFCQGTRSRGEADMKIVRVLWWYYFSKLIEFMDTFFFILRKNNHQVTVLHVYHHASMLNIWWFVMNWVPCGHSYFGATLNSFIHVLMYSYYGLSSVPSMRPYLWWKKYITQGQLLQFVLTIIQTSCGVIWPCAFPLGWLYFQIGYMISLIALFTNFYIQTYNKKGASRRREHQKDHQNGSVTAVNGHTSSFSSLENNVKPRKQRKD is encoded by the exons ATGGAACACTTTGATGCATCACTTAGTACCTATTTCCAGGCATTGCTCGGCCCCCGAG atCTCAGAGTAAAAGGATGGTTTCTTCTGGACAATTATATCCCTACTTTGCTCTGCTCCATCCTATACTTGCTAATTGTGTGGCTGGgaccaaaatacatgaagaataGGCCGCCGTTTTCTTGTCGGGGGATTTTAGTGGTGTATAACCTTGGACTCACGCTGCTGTCTCTCTATATGTTCTGTGAG ttagtgACGGGAGTATGGGAAGGCCAGTACAACTTCTTCTGTCAGGGCACACGCAGTAGAGGCGAAGCAGACATGAag ATCGTCCGCGTGCTCTGGTGGTACTACTTCTCCAAGCTCATTGAGTTCATGGACACCTTCTTCTTCATCCTGCGCAAGAACAACCACCAGGTCACAGTCCTGCATGTGTACCACCACGCCTCCATGCTCAACATCTGGTGGTTCGTGATGAACTGGGTCCCCTGTGGCCACT CTTATTTTGGTGCCACACTTAACAGCTTCATCCACGTCCTCATGTACTCGTACTACGGTCTGTCGTCCGTCCCTTCCATGAGGCCGTACCTCTGGTGGAAGAAGTACATCACGCAGGGGCAGCTG CTACAGTTTGTGCTGACCATCATCCAGACCAGCTGCGGGGTCATCTGGCCGTGCGCCTTCCCTCTTGGTTGGTTGTATTTCCAGATCGGATACATGATTTCTCTGATTGCCCTCTTCACAAACTTCTATATTCAG ACCTACAACAAGAAGGGGGCCTCCCGGAGGAGAGAACACCAGAAGGATCACCAGAACGGCTCCGTGACGGCCGTGAACGGCCACACCAGCAGCTTTTCTTCCCTGGAAAACAATGTGAAGCCGAGGAAGCAGCGTAAGGACTGA
- the ELOVL5 gene encoding elongation of very long chain fatty acids protein 5 isoform X2: protein MMKANLCWRSLLVTGVKTAPSEKVLKWNTLMHHLVPISRHCSAPELVTGVWEGQYNFFCQGTRSRGEADMKIVRVLWWYYFSKLIEFMDTFFFILRKNNHQVTVLHVYHHASMLNIWWFVMNWVPCGHSYFGATLNSFIHVLMYSYYGLSSVPSMRPYLWWKKYITQGQLLQFVLTIIQTSCGVIWPCAFPLGWLYFQIGYMISLIALFTNFYIQTYNKKGASRRREHQKDHQNGSVTAVNGHTSSFSSLENNVKPRKQRKD, encoded by the exons ATGATGAAAGCAAACCTTTGCTGGAGAAGCCTCCTGGTGACCGGTGTGAAAACAGCCCCTTCTGAGAAG GTTTTAAAATGGAACACTTTGATGCATCACTTAGTACCTATTTCCAGGCATTGCTCGGCCCCCGAG ttagtgACGGGAGTATGGGAAGGCCAGTACAACTTCTTCTGTCAGGGCACACGCAGTAGAGGCGAAGCAGACATGAag ATCGTCCGCGTGCTCTGGTGGTACTACTTCTCCAAGCTCATTGAGTTCATGGACACCTTCTTCTTCATCCTGCGCAAGAACAACCACCAGGTCACAGTCCTGCATGTGTACCACCACGCCTCCATGCTCAACATCTGGTGGTTCGTGATGAACTGGGTCCCCTGTGGCCACT CTTATTTTGGTGCCACACTTAACAGCTTCATCCACGTCCTCATGTACTCGTACTACGGTCTGTCGTCCGTCCCTTCCATGAGGCCGTACCTCTGGTGGAAGAAGTACATCACGCAGGGGCAGCTG CTACAGTTTGTGCTGACCATCATCCAGACCAGCTGCGGGGTCATCTGGCCGTGCGCCTTCCCTCTTGGTTGGTTGTATTTCCAGATCGGATACATGATTTCTCTGATTGCCCTCTTCACAAACTTCTATATTCAG ACCTACAACAAGAAGGGGGCCTCCCGGAGGAGAGAACACCAGAAGGATCACCAGAACGGCTCCGTGACGGCCGTGAACGGCCACACCAGCAGCTTTTCTTCCCTGGAAAACAATGTGAAGCCGAGGAAGCAGCGTAAGGACTGA